A genome region from Thiohalophilus sp. includes the following:
- a CDS encoding HD-GYP domain-containing protein translates to MKVKVNVDRLREGMFVSDLDCDWTQTSFLLEGVLIAGEEELAELQRCCNFVYVDTERSHDSVIPDLQTLAREPAPASAAVSTKQQAEKEAEREEKHFQQALQEARPVHGRTKTYIETLLEDVRLGNSLDTNTARELVTEITESITRSPNAMVWLSHLKHRDEYTVTHCMNTCILAVTFGRYLGMDKDALELMGLGALLHDIGKMCIPLEILNKPGRLTPEEYEIVKTHAQKGHELLVSKGGIPQESLDIVLHHHERISGKGYPHGLMGEQVNRMTKIVSIVDVYDAITSDRCYHDGIAPYEALKNMYDWISEDFEQELVEQFIKCLGIYPIGSMVQLNLGQVGIVVSASEKSRLRPIVLLVINSKGERYVKPKLINLAHPRWREGKQKLEIRKILQNDECDIDLPPIIQDESLI, encoded by the coding sequence ATGAAAGTGAAAGTGAATGTCGACCGTCTCAGGGAGGGGATGTTTGTCAGTGATCTGGATTGTGACTGGACACAAACCTCGTTTCTGCTCGAAGGCGTATTGATCGCCGGCGAGGAGGAACTGGCCGAACTCCAGCGCTGCTGCAACTTTGTCTATGTCGACACCGAACGCTCCCATGACTCGGTGATCCCCGATCTGCAAACCCTGGCCCGTGAGCCAGCACCGGCCTCGGCAGCCGTTTCTACCAAACAGCAGGCTGAAAAAGAGGCCGAGCGCGAAGAGAAGCATTTCCAGCAGGCCCTGCAGGAAGCCCGGCCGGTTCACGGCCGGACCAAAACCTATATTGAGACCCTGCTCGAGGACGTGCGCCTTGGCAACAGCCTGGATACCAATACGGCCCGCGAACTGGTAACCGAGATTACCGAGAGCATCACCCGCAGCCCCAATGCCATGGTCTGGCTGTCGCATCTCAAACATCGCGACGAATACACCGTGACCCATTGTATGAACACCTGCATCCTGGCGGTGACCTTTGGCCGGTATCTGGGCATGGACAAGGACGCGCTGGAACTGATGGGGCTGGGCGCGCTGCTGCATGATATCGGCAAAATGTGTATCCCGCTGGAGATCCTTAACAAGCCGGGACGCTTGACTCCCGAGGAATACGAGATCGTCAAAACCCATGCGCAAAAGGGCCACGAGTTACTCGTCTCCAAAGGGGGGATTCCGCAGGAATCACTCGATATCGTGTTGCATCATCATGAACGGATCAGCGGCAAGGGCTATCCCCACGGGCTGATGGGCGAGCAGGTCAATCGCATGACCAAGATCGTCTCCATCGTCGATGTCTACGATGCCATCACCAGCGATCGCTGTTATCACGACGGCATCGCGCCCTACGAAGCGCTGAAAAACATGTACGATTGGATCAGCGAGGATTTCGAACAGGAGCTGGTCGAGCAATTCATCAAATGCCTGGGCATCTATCCTATCGGCAGCATGGTACAACTCAATCTGGGCCAGGTGGGTATCGTGGTTTCCGCCAGTGAAAAAAGCCGCCTGCGGCCCATCGTCCTGCTGGTCATAAACAGCAAGGGCGAGCGCTACGTTAAACCCAAGCTGATCAACCTGGCCCACCCGCGCTGGCGTGAAGGTAAACAGAAACTCGAAATCCGCAAAATCCTCCAAAATGACGAATGCGACATCGACCTGCCACCCATCATCCAGGACGAATCGCTGATCTGA
- a CDS encoding SDR family oxidoreductase, with product MNDINKDRKSVLITGCSSGIGLCVARGLKQRGYRVFATARRQEDVERLNNEGLESLRLDLDDSDSINAAVDEVLERTGGTLYALFNNGAYGQAGAVEDLRRDVLRRQFETNLFGWHELTCRILPIMREQDYGRIIQNSSILGLIALSFRGAYNASKYALEGLSDTLRLELRDTDIHVSLIEPGPIESRFRANSFVAYQQNIDRDNSPFRDHYLAMEQRLTKEGPAVPFTLPPEAVLKRVIHALESRRPKPRYYVTFPTYLFGTLKRFLSTRLLDKLLTRI from the coding sequence ATGAACGACATTAATAAAGACAGGAAAAGTGTTCTGATTACCGGCTGTTCGTCCGGCATAGGCCTGTGCGTTGCGCGGGGATTAAAACAACGCGGTTACCGGGTGTTTGCCACGGCGCGTCGGCAGGAAGACGTCGAGCGTCTCAATAACGAAGGACTGGAGTCACTGCGGCTGGATCTGGATGATTCGGATTCGATTAATGCCGCGGTAGATGAAGTTCTGGAGCGCACCGGCGGCACGTTGTATGCCCTGTTCAATAACGGCGCTTACGGTCAGGCCGGGGCGGTGGAAGATCTGCGCCGTGACGTGCTGCGCCGGCAGTTTGAGACCAATCTGTTTGGCTGGCATGAACTGACCTGCCGGATCCTGCCCATCATGCGCGAACAGGACTACGGACGGATTATTCAAAACAGTTCCATCCTGGGATTGATCGCCCTGTCGTTTCGCGGCGCCTATAACGCCAGCAAATACGCCCTCGAAGGCCTGTCCGACACCCTGCGCCTGGAACTGCGCGATACTGACATTCATGTGTCGCTCATCGAACCGGGCCCGATCGAAAGTCGCTTTCGCGCCAACTCCTTCGTTGCCTATCAGCAGAACATCGACCGCGACAACAGCCCGTTCCGGGACCACTACTTGGCCATGGAACAGCGCCTGACCAAAGAAGGCCCCGCCGTCCCCTTCACCCTGCCACCGGAGGCGGTCTTGAAACGCGTCATCCACGCTCTGGAAAGCCGTCGCCCGAAACCCCGCTACTACGTCACCTTCCCCACCTACCTGTTCGGCACCCTGAAACGTTTCCTGTCCACCCGCCTTCTGGACAAACTCCTCACGCGTATATAG
- a CDS encoding thymidine phosphorylase family protein produces MTLSPSPDDSDDKARLKLRRVAIDTYHENVAYLHRNCELYRAEGFQALSKIVIQANGRRIHAVLNVVDDEAIVGTEELGLAEQAFAQLDMQPGEPAWVIHAEPVESMDAVRRKIRGERLLREDYQDIASDIAASRYSKMEMAAFLVACTQSGLDREETLYLTRAMADTGEHMRWDAPVVADKHCIGGLPGNRTTMLITPIVAAHGLLMPKTSSRAITSPAGTADTMSVLAKVDLSPRSMHQVVNKTRACLAWGGRAHLAPADDILISVERPLGIDSESQMVASILSKKLAAGATHLLIDIPVGPTAKVRHMSQALRLRKLFEYIGDRIGIHLEVVISDGSQPIGCGIGPMLEARDVMQVLEGDPDAPSDLRQKSLRLAGRILEFDPDVRGGQGYGIARDILEDGRALRKMQEIIAAQGKIDYAFIAGPLNIEITAAEDGVVTTIDNFRLAKIASLAGAPMERAAGVDLLKKLGDPVTRGEPLYRIHAAFSADFNFARHLAEQDSGYRIGHPDEISHTYMEI; encoded by the coding sequence ATGACACTATCCCCTTCCCCCGACGACAGCGACGACAAGGCCCGGCTCAAACTGCGTCGCGTGGCCATCGACACCTATCACGAGAACGTCGCCTACCTGCACCGCAATTGCGAGCTGTACCGCGCCGAGGGCTTTCAGGCCCTGAGCAAGATCGTCATCCAGGCCAATGGCCGGCGCATCCACGCCGTGCTGAATGTGGTGGATGATGAGGCTATCGTCGGCACCGAGGAACTCGGCCTGGCCGAACAGGCCTTCGCCCAGCTGGACATGCAGCCGGGGGAACCGGCCTGGGTGATCCATGCCGAACCGGTCGAATCGATGGATGCGGTCCGACGCAAGATCCGTGGTGAGCGGCTGTTGCGCGAGGATTACCAGGACATCGCCAGTGACATCGCCGCCAGCCGCTATTCCAAGATGGAAATGGCTGCGTTTCTGGTGGCCTGCACCCAGTCGGGCCTGGATCGCGAGGAGACCCTCTATCTGACCCGCGCCATGGCCGACACCGGCGAACACATGCGCTGGGATGCCCCGGTGGTCGCCGACAAACACTGCATCGGCGGCCTGCCCGGGAACCGCACTACCATGCTGATCACCCCGATCGTCGCCGCCCACGGCCTGCTGATGCCCAAGACTTCCAGCCGTGCCATCACCTCGCCGGCCGGCACCGCCGACACCATGTCGGTACTGGCCAAAGTGGATCTCAGTCCGCGCAGCATGCACCAGGTGGTCAACAAAACCCGCGCCTGCCTGGCCTGGGGCGGGCGCGCGCACCTGGCCCCGGCCGACGACATCCTGATCTCGGTGGAGCGGCCGCTGGGTATCGACTCCGAATCGCAGATGGTCGCCTCCATCCTGTCCAAGAAACTGGCTGCCGGAGCCACCCATCTGCTGATCGATATCCCGGTGGGTCCCACCGCCAAGGTACGGCACATGAGTCAGGCCCTGCGTCTGCGCAAACTGTTCGAATACATCGGCGATCGCATCGGCATCCATCTGGAGGTGGTGATCAGCGACGGCAGCCAGCCCATCGGCTGCGGCATCGGTCCCATGCTCGAAGCCCGCGATGTCATGCAGGTCCTCGAAGGCGATCCGGATGCCCCCAGCGACCTGCGCCAGAAATCGCTGCGCCTGGCGGGCCGGATTCTGGAGTTCGATCCGGACGTGCGCGGCGGCCAGGGCTATGGCATCGCCCGTGACATCCTCGAGGACGGTCGCGCCCTGCGCAAGATGCAGGAAATCATCGCCGCCCAGGGCAAGATCGACTACGCCTTTATTGCCGGGCCCCTGAACATCGAGATTACCGCCGCCGAGGATGGCGTGGTCACGACCATCGACAATTTCCGACTGGCCAAAATCGCCAGCCTGGCCGGCGCACCGATGGAGCGGGCCGCCGGGGTGGACTTGCTCAAAAAACTGGGTGACCCGGTGACCCGGGGCGAGCCGCTGTATCGCATCCACGCCGCCTTCAGTGCCGATTTCAATTTTGCCCGCCATCTGGCCGAGCAGGACAGCGGCTACCGAATCGGTCACCCGGATGAGATCAGCCACACCTATATGGAAATCTGA
- a CDS encoding zinc ribbon domain-containing protein produces the protein MPIYEYQCEQCDHVLEAIQKMSDAPLSECPACGKPALKKLISASGFRLKGSGWYETDFKSGNRKNLAGEGNKSSGSDSKKTA, from the coding sequence ATGCCGATTTATGAATACCAGTGTGAGCAATGCGATCATGTTCTGGAAGCGATCCAGAAGATGAGTGATGCCCCCCTGAGTGAGTGCCCCGCCTGCGGCAAGCCGGCGCTGAAAAAACTGATCTCCGCCTCCGGTTTCCGGCTCAAGGGCAGTGGCTGGTATGAAACCGATTTCAAGTCGGGCAATCGCAAGAACCTGGCGGGCGAGGGGAATAAAAGCAGCGGCAGCGACAGCAAGAAAACCGCCTGA
- a CDS encoding ABC transporter ATP-binding protein, whose translation MSNALTIRGLTKTYRGGVRALKGVDLDVREGDFFALLGPNGAGKSTTIGIICSLINKTAGTVEVFGHDIDRDLEAAKSCIGLVPQEFNFNQFEPVVEIVVNQAGYYGIDRKLAYERAETYLRQLELWDKRHVMARELSGGMKRRLMIARALVHEPKLLILDEPTAGVDIEIRRSMWQFLSKINAQGTTIILTTHYLEEAEQLCRHIAIINHGEAVEHTEMKALLMKLHVETFVLDLRETIDTAPRVEGYNLSMLDRSTLSVDISKEQSLNQLFEALSRQGLHVLSMRNKTNRLEELFVRMVEEDNA comes from the coding sequence ATGTCCAACGCGCTGACCATCAGAGGTTTGACCAAGACCTATCGCGGCGGGGTGCGGGCCCTCAAGGGGGTCGATCTCGATGTGCGCGAGGGGGATTTTTTTGCCCTGCTGGGGCCCAACGGAGCGGGAAAATCCACCACCATCGGGATCATCTGCTCATTGATCAATAAAACTGCCGGGACCGTCGAGGTTTTCGGCCACGATATCGACCGCGATCTGGAGGCAGCCAAAAGCTGTATCGGTCTGGTGCCGCAGGAGTTCAATTTCAACCAGTTCGAACCGGTGGTGGAGATCGTGGTCAATCAGGCCGGCTATTACGGTATCGATCGCAAGCTGGCCTACGAGCGCGCCGAAACCTATCTGCGCCAGCTGGAGCTGTGGGACAAACGCCATGTCATGGCGCGGGAACTGTCCGGCGGAATGAAGCGTCGCCTGATGATTGCCCGCGCGCTGGTGCATGAACCAAAGCTTTTGATACTCGATGAACCGACCGCCGGGGTGGATATCGAGATCCGCCGTTCCATGTGGCAGTTTCTCAGCAAGATCAACGCCCAGGGCACCACGATTATTTTAACCACCCATTATCTGGAAGAAGCCGAACAGCTGTGCCGGCATATCGCCATCATAAATCATGGCGAGGCGGTGGAACATACCGAGATGAAAGCGTTGCTGATGAAATTGCACGTGGAGACCTTCGTGCTGGACCTGCGCGAGACCATCGACACGGCGCCCCGGGTCGAAGGCTATAACCTGTCCATGCTCGACAGAAGCACACTCAGCGTGGATATCAGCAAGGAACAGAGCCTGAACCAGTTGTTCGAGGCACTGAGTCGCCAGGGCCTGCATGTGCTGAGTATGCGCAACAAGACCAACCGGCTGGAAGAGCTATTCGTGCGCATGGTCGAGGAGGACAACGCATGA
- a CDS encoding DUF1614 domain-containing protein: MRSPGNYLLLFFVALLLILFIHIQIFSLVLSKLGLSPDSAALLLITTLFGSAVNLPLARIKAEKPPEPPPQQPAYWPFKLPPFTGYTVIAINVGGAMVPILFSLYLFLSQPLPLPSVLLAIGIVSTISYGFSRPIAGLGIGMPIFIAPLTAAVTALLLAPEHSPPLAYICGTLGVLIGADLLRLKDIPKLGTPLASIGGAGTFDGIFFTGIIAVLLA; this comes from the coding sequence ATGCGTTCCCCCGGCAATTATCTGCTGCTGTTTTTCGTTGCCCTGCTGCTGATCCTGTTCATCCATATCCAGATCTTCTCGCTGGTGTTGAGCAAGCTCGGGTTATCCCCCGACTCGGCCGCCCTGTTACTGATCACGACCCTGTTCGGCAGTGCTGTCAATCTGCCACTGGCGAGGATCAAAGCCGAGAAGCCGCCCGAACCGCCACCGCAACAGCCGGCTTACTGGCCATTCAAACTGCCGCCGTTCACCGGTTATACCGTCATCGCCATCAACGTGGGCGGCGCCATGGTGCCGATTCTGTTTTCGCTCTACCTGTTTCTCAGCCAGCCCCTGCCGCTGCCAAGCGTCCTGCTGGCCATTGGTATCGTCAGCACCATCAGCTACGGCTTCAGCCGGCCCATTGCCGGGCTGGGCATCGGTATGCCGATCTTCATCGCCCCGTTGACCGCCGCCGTCACCGCCCTGCTGCTCGCCCCGGAGCACAGTCCGCCGCTGGCCTACATCTGCGGCACCCTCGGCGTGCTGATCGGCGCCGACCTGTTGCGACTCAAGGACATCCCCAAACTGGGCACACCCCTCGCCTCCATCGGCGGCGCGGGGACCTTCGACGGGATATTTTTTACCGGCATCATCGCCGTACTGCTGGCATAA
- a CDS encoding ABC transporter permease — protein sequence MKLSQQYVAFTTILTKEFLRFIRIWIQTVLPAAITTGLYFIIFGNLIGSQLSDIGGLTYMEYIVPGIILMAIINNSYANVVSSFYGAKFQRHVEEMLISPMPNYLIVLGYATGGMARGLIVGAAVTAVSLIFAEPQLHHLLVTLYVVLMTSLLFALGGFVNAVYAKSFDDISIIPTFVLTPLTYLGGIFYSIDMLPGFWQNVSLINPILYMINAMRYGMLGVSDIDIRAALLIITGFVVVLYLFCLYLLNKGVGIRT from the coding sequence ATGAAGCTGTCACAGCAATATGTCGCCTTCACCACCATTTTGACCAAGGAGTTCCTGCGCTTTATCCGCATCTGGATCCAGACGGTATTGCCGGCGGCGATTACCACCGGACTCTATTTTATTATCTTCGGCAACCTGATCGGTTCCCAGTTGTCGGATATCGGCGGTTTGACCTACATGGAATATATCGTCCCCGGGATCATTCTGATGGCGATTATCAACAACTCCTACGCCAACGTGGTCTCCTCGTTCTACGGTGCCAAGTTCCAGCGCCACGTGGAGGAGATGCTGATCTCGCCCATGCCCAACTATCTCATCGTGCTGGGCTATGCTACCGGCGGCATGGCGCGCGGTCTGATAGTGGGCGCGGCGGTCACCGCTGTCTCCCTGATCTTCGCCGAGCCGCAACTGCATCATCTGCTGGTGACCCTGTATGTGGTGCTGATGACCTCGCTGCTGTTCGCGCTGGGTGGTTTCGTCAATGCCGTCTATGCTAAAAGCTTTGATGATATTTCGATCATACCCACCTTCGTGCTGACCCCGCTGACCTATCTGGGCGGAATATTCTATTCCATCGACATGTTGCCCGGATTCTGGCAGAACGTGTCATTAATCAATCCAATCCTCTATATGATCAACGCCATGCGCTACGGCATGCTGGGCGTTTCCGACATCGACATCCGCGCGGCGCTGCTCATCATCACCGGCTTCGTCGTCGTGCTCTACCTGTTCTGCCTTTACCTGCTCAACAAAGGCGTCGGCATCCGAACCTGA
- a CDS encoding ribose-phosphate diphosphokinase, translated as MTLVLGFPDDPAPVQRLAAALRLDYAAIEVHRFPDGESRLTLPPALPPTVVLYRSLDHPDAKLVELLLATRTARQLGAERIILVSPYLCYMRQDMAFHPGEAVSQQIIGHFLAGLVDAVITVDAHLHRIAHLNEAIPLPQARNLSAAPLLGQFLLEQTRDALLLGPDEESRQWVEQVASEGDFEFGVADKVRHGDRQVEIRLPDLDYRQRHVVLVDDMISSGHTLAETAGQLYRIGAGKVDALCTHALYDLEAARMLKQAGIETIWSCDSVQHPSNTVQLAPLLAESLTEIFN; from the coding sequence ATGACACTCGTTCTCGGTTTTCCCGACGACCCGGCACCGGTGCAACGGCTGGCGGCCGCGTTGCGACTCGACTATGCCGCCATCGAGGTGCACCGTTTTCCCGATGGCGAAAGCCGCCTTACCCTGCCGCCGGCCCTGCCGCCGACCGTGGTGCTGTATCGCAGTCTGGATCATCCCGATGCCAAACTCGTGGAGCTGCTGCTGGCAACCCGAACCGCCCGGCAGCTGGGCGCCGAACGGATTATCCTGGTCAGCCCCTATCTGTGTTACATGCGCCAGGACATGGCCTTTCATCCCGGCGAGGCCGTCAGTCAGCAAATCATCGGTCATTTCCTGGCCGGGCTGGTGGACGCGGTGATCACCGTCGATGCCCATTTGCATCGCATCGCTCACCTCAATGAAGCCATCCCCCTGCCCCAGGCCCGTAACCTCAGCGCTGCGCCACTGCTGGGACAGTTTTTGTTGGAACAGACCCGTGACGCCCTGCTGCTCGGTCCGGACGAAGAGTCCCGCCAGTGGGTGGAACAGGTAGCCAGCGAAGGCGATTTTGAGTTTGGCGTCGCCGACAAGGTGCGCCACGGCGATCGCCAGGTGGAGATTCGCCTGCCCGACCTGGATTACCGGCAACGGCATGTGGTGCTGGTGGATGACATGATCAGCAGCGGCCACACCCTGGCGGAAACCGCCGGCCAGCTGTACCGCATCGGGGCCGGCAAGGTCGACGCTCTGTGCACCCATGCCCTGTATGACCTTGAGGCAGCCCGGATGTTAAAACAGGCCGGGATTGAGACCATCTGGAGCTGCGACAGCGTCCAGCATCCGAGTAATACGGTACAACTGGCCCCGCTACTGGCCGAGAGCCTCACGGAGATATTCAACTAG